In a single window of the Rhopalosiphum padi isolate XX-2018 chromosome 1, ASM2088224v1, whole genome shotgun sequence genome:
- the LOC132929535 gene encoding leucine-rich repeat-containing protein 15-like isoform X1 has product MEVGFTVKMGVAMILLCIAKTTNPKLLDNLLTTKAICPKQCAVCSSIEMLCSGANITDVLNYDMDPQIENLELSNMTLNFIPLEVSHMTNCKKLNLSSNNIQQIEKDALQNLWNLEDLILSNNSIMNIADINPSELFNNTKNIKRLNLSNNHITDLGQNHSTILISESLEVLDVSQCQILSVVGQIVLSGLTKLKYLNLSNNPILLFGELFSNSITTLNLRGCLLVHLKDNALSGFPKLDLLDISLNDQLFIDNTIHTKTLKTLDISQCSVRIPNLDGMINIRTVFMNTNRIKRLTAYQFANNSKLINLDLRENHIETVDPLAFHGMASLMTLDLSTNFIVELSWESVMATLPVLETLNLSYNFISQVGRLKSNSLRRLNFDHCWIHSIPNGAFVQLDKFSELILSNNPLQMLLPGSLNSSHLSFLDLSYCRISHLISYEFVNSPNLTEVRLTGNRLVALKNGTFNKCTKLKYVDLDDNPWMCDCYSADFAYMATLANRTTKHSPIDRTPSCLTPDNVTGMLWHVACVNSPVYTRDNRKNFSMAIGVILILCVSGLMAIFVAVHENMKTRQMMRRRRQLDDYGNPDRSGGAGSAGPDEYFDEYAAAAESARKMSQLPSYDEAVMLPKPPQEPRWTKRHSYTQTDDADVATAAASPATGGGVYWLLPPPNGLHVTEL; this is encoded by the exons ATGGAG GTTGGTTTTACGGTGAAAATGGGAGTGGCGATGATTCTGCTTTGTATAGCTAAGACAACAAACCCAAAACTACTCGATAATCTGCTAACGACTAAAGCAATATGTCCCAAACAATGTGCTGTTTGTTCTTCCATCGAAATGCTCTGTTCTGGTGCCAACATCACCGATGTCCTAAACTATGATATGGATCCTCAA atAGAAAATTTAGAATTGTCAAACATGACATTGAACTTTATTCCACTCGAAGTATCACACATGACTAATTGCAAGAAACTCAATTTATCTTCAAACAATATACAACAAATCGAGAAAGATGCTTTACAAAACTTATGGAATCTTGAAGATCtgatattaagtaataactCTATTATGAACATTGCTGATATAAATCCTAgtgaattatttaacaatactaAGAATATCAAGCGTCTAAATTTATCGAACAATCATATAACTGATCTTGGTCAAAACCATAGCACTATATTGATCAGTGAATCGCTAGAAGTGTTAGACGTTAGTCAATGTCAAATCCTCTCAGTGGTTGGACAAATTGTACTCAGCGGACTCACAAAACTGAAATACTTGAACTTGTCAaataatccaatattattatttggtgaACTGTTTTCGAACTCAATTACTACGTTGAACTTACGCGGTTGTCTCCTCGTTCATCTCAAGGATAATGCTCTGAGTGGATTTCCAAAACTCGACCTATTGGACATTAGCCTGAATGATCAACTATTTATCGACAATACAATACACACCAAGACGCTCAAAACACTTGACATTTCACAGTGTTCAGTGCGCATACCAAATCTGGATGGTATGATTAATATTAGAACTGTATTTATGAATACTAATCGAATTAAAAGACTTACAGCTTATCAATTTGCTAATAACTCAAAACTTATCAATTTGGATCTACGCGAAAACCATATTGAAACT GTGGACCCGTTGGCATTTCACGGCATGGCATCACTTATGACGTTGGACTTGTCTACAAACTTTATCGTAGAACTATCCTGGGAATCTGTCATGGCTACATTGCCGGTCCTGGAGACGTTGAACCTTTCGTACAACTTCATCTCTCAGGTTGGACGGCTGAAATCGAACTCTCTCCGCCGATTGAACTTCGATCACTGTTGGATCCATTCAATTCCGAATGGGGCATTCGTTCAACTAGATAAATTTAGTGAACTCATCTTATCCAATAACCCGTTGCAAATGTTACTGCCCGGTAGTTTAAATTCGTCGCACTTGTCGTTTTTGGATCTCAGCTATTGTCGGATATCACATCTGATATCGTACGAGTTTGTCAACTCGCCCAATCTTACCGAAGTAAGATTAACCGGAAATCGTTTAGTGGCTTTGAAAAATGGCACGTTTAATAAATGTACTAAGCTGAAATACGTTGATTTGGACGACAATCCGTGGATGTGTGACTGTTATAGTGCTGATTTCGCGTACATGGCTACACTGGCCAATAGAACCACCAAGCATTCTCCAATTGACAG AACGCCCAGCTGCCTGACCCCAGACAACGTTACCGGAATGCTGTGGCACGTGGCGTGCGTCAACAGCCCCGTGTACACCCGAGACAACCGGAAGAACTTCTCGATGGCCATCGGCGTCATACTCATACTGTGCGTGTCCGGACTGATGGCCATATTCGTGGCCGTCCACGAGAACATGAAGACCCGGCAGATGATGCGCAGGCGGCGACAGCTGGACGATTACGGTAACCCCGACCGGTCCGGCGGCGCGGGCTCGGCGGGCCCGGACGAGTACTTCGACGAGTACGCAGCCGCGGCCGAGTCGGCGCGCAAGATGTCGCAGCTTCCGTCGTACGACGAGGCGGTCATGTTGCCCAAGCCGCCGCAGGAACCGCGCTGGACCAAGCGGCACAGCTACACGCAGACGGACGACGCGGACGTGGCGACCGCCGCCGCGTCACCGGCCACGGGCGGTGGCGTCTACTGGCTACTGCCGCCGCCCAACGGGTTACACGTCACCGAACTTTGA
- the LOC132929535 gene encoding leucine-rich repeat-containing protein 15-like isoform X2, which translates to MMVGFTVKMGVAMILLCIAKTTNPKLLDNLLTTKAICPKQCAVCSSIEMLCSGANITDVLNYDMDPQIENLELSNMTLNFIPLEVSHMTNCKKLNLSSNNIQQIEKDALQNLWNLEDLILSNNSIMNIADINPSELFNNTKNIKRLNLSNNHITDLGQNHSTILISESLEVLDVSQCQILSVVGQIVLSGLTKLKYLNLSNNPILLFGELFSNSITTLNLRGCLLVHLKDNALSGFPKLDLLDISLNDQLFIDNTIHTKTLKTLDISQCSVRIPNLDGMINIRTVFMNTNRIKRLTAYQFANNSKLINLDLRENHIETVDPLAFHGMASLMTLDLSTNFIVELSWESVMATLPVLETLNLSYNFISQVGRLKSNSLRRLNFDHCWIHSIPNGAFVQLDKFSELILSNNPLQMLLPGSLNSSHLSFLDLSYCRISHLISYEFVNSPNLTEVRLTGNRLVALKNGTFNKCTKLKYVDLDDNPWMCDCYSADFAYMATLANRTTKHSPIDRTPSCLTPDNVTGMLWHVACVNSPVYTRDNRKNFSMAIGVILILCVSGLMAIFVAVHENMKTRQMMRRRRQLDDYGNPDRSGGAGSAGPDEYFDEYAAAAESARKMSQLPSYDEAVMLPKPPQEPRWTKRHSYTQTDDADVATAAASPATGGGVYWLLPPPNGLHVTEL; encoded by the exons ATGATG GTTGGTTTTACGGTGAAAATGGGAGTGGCGATGATTCTGCTTTGTATAGCTAAGACAACAAACCCAAAACTACTCGATAATCTGCTAACGACTAAAGCAATATGTCCCAAACAATGTGCTGTTTGTTCTTCCATCGAAATGCTCTGTTCTGGTGCCAACATCACCGATGTCCTAAACTATGATATGGATCCTCAA atAGAAAATTTAGAATTGTCAAACATGACATTGAACTTTATTCCACTCGAAGTATCACACATGACTAATTGCAAGAAACTCAATTTATCTTCAAACAATATACAACAAATCGAGAAAGATGCTTTACAAAACTTATGGAATCTTGAAGATCtgatattaagtaataactCTATTATGAACATTGCTGATATAAATCCTAgtgaattatttaacaatactaAGAATATCAAGCGTCTAAATTTATCGAACAATCATATAACTGATCTTGGTCAAAACCATAGCACTATATTGATCAGTGAATCGCTAGAAGTGTTAGACGTTAGTCAATGTCAAATCCTCTCAGTGGTTGGACAAATTGTACTCAGCGGACTCACAAAACTGAAATACTTGAACTTGTCAaataatccaatattattatttggtgaACTGTTTTCGAACTCAATTACTACGTTGAACTTACGCGGTTGTCTCCTCGTTCATCTCAAGGATAATGCTCTGAGTGGATTTCCAAAACTCGACCTATTGGACATTAGCCTGAATGATCAACTATTTATCGACAATACAATACACACCAAGACGCTCAAAACACTTGACATTTCACAGTGTTCAGTGCGCATACCAAATCTGGATGGTATGATTAATATTAGAACTGTATTTATGAATACTAATCGAATTAAAAGACTTACAGCTTATCAATTTGCTAATAACTCAAAACTTATCAATTTGGATCTACGCGAAAACCATATTGAAACT GTGGACCCGTTGGCATTTCACGGCATGGCATCACTTATGACGTTGGACTTGTCTACAAACTTTATCGTAGAACTATCCTGGGAATCTGTCATGGCTACATTGCCGGTCCTGGAGACGTTGAACCTTTCGTACAACTTCATCTCTCAGGTTGGACGGCTGAAATCGAACTCTCTCCGCCGATTGAACTTCGATCACTGTTGGATCCATTCAATTCCGAATGGGGCATTCGTTCAACTAGATAAATTTAGTGAACTCATCTTATCCAATAACCCGTTGCAAATGTTACTGCCCGGTAGTTTAAATTCGTCGCACTTGTCGTTTTTGGATCTCAGCTATTGTCGGATATCACATCTGATATCGTACGAGTTTGTCAACTCGCCCAATCTTACCGAAGTAAGATTAACCGGAAATCGTTTAGTGGCTTTGAAAAATGGCACGTTTAATAAATGTACTAAGCTGAAATACGTTGATTTGGACGACAATCCGTGGATGTGTGACTGTTATAGTGCTGATTTCGCGTACATGGCTACACTGGCCAATAGAACCACCAAGCATTCTCCAATTGACAG AACGCCCAGCTGCCTGACCCCAGACAACGTTACCGGAATGCTGTGGCACGTGGCGTGCGTCAACAGCCCCGTGTACACCCGAGACAACCGGAAGAACTTCTCGATGGCCATCGGCGTCATACTCATACTGTGCGTGTCCGGACTGATGGCCATATTCGTGGCCGTCCACGAGAACATGAAGACCCGGCAGATGATGCGCAGGCGGCGACAGCTGGACGATTACGGTAACCCCGACCGGTCCGGCGGCGCGGGCTCGGCGGGCCCGGACGAGTACTTCGACGAGTACGCAGCCGCGGCCGAGTCGGCGCGCAAGATGTCGCAGCTTCCGTCGTACGACGAGGCGGTCATGTTGCCCAAGCCGCCGCAGGAACCGCGCTGGACCAAGCGGCACAGCTACACGCAGACGGACGACGCGGACGTGGCGACCGCCGCCGCGTCACCGGCCACGGGCGGTGGCGTCTACTGGCTACTGCCGCCGCCCAACGGGTTACACGTCACCGAACTTTGA